A genomic stretch from Microtus pennsylvanicus isolate mMicPen1 chromosome 11, mMicPen1.hap1, whole genome shotgun sequence includes:
- the Gdf9 gene encoding growth/differentiation factor 9 isoform X6: MADLLFNLDRVTAMEHLLKSVLLYALNNSAASSSTATCVGDLVVKEPESSGKALLRVPYSFTLKKHRWIEMDVTSLLQPLVDSSERSIHMSVNFTCTKDQAPEDGVFSMPLSVPPSLILYLNDTSAQAYHSWHSPHSSRRPLQHPGQGSVATQPVQEKAAEVERSARHRRGQKTSHLEAKKPHLTASFNLSEYFKQFLFPQNECELHDFRLSFSQLKWDNWIVAPHRYNPRYCKGDCPRAVRHRYGSPVHTMVQNIIYEKLDPSVPRPSCVPGKYSPLSVLTIEPDGSIAYKEYEDMIATRCTCR, translated from the coding sequence ATGGCAGACCTGCTGTTTAACCTGGATCGGGTGACAGCCATGGAACACTTGCTCAAGTCAGTCTTGCTGTACGCGCTCAACAACTCGGCTGCTTCCTCCTCCACTGCGACCTGTGTGGGGGACCTCGTGGTAAAGGAGCCCGAGTCTTCCGGCAAGGCTCTCCTCCGGGTGCCATACTCGTTTACCTTGAAGAAACACAGATGGATCGAGATGGATGTgacctccctcctccagcctctggtGGACTCCAGCGAGAGAAGCATTCATATGTCTGTCAATTTTACGTGCACAAAAGACCAGGCCCCCGAGGACGGGGTGTTTAGCATGCCTCTGTCCGTGCCTCCCTCGCTCATCTTGTATCTCAACGACACCAGTGCACAGGCCTATCACTCCTGGCATTCCCCTCACTCCTCCCGGAGGCCTTTGCAGCATCCTGGCCAGGGCAGCGTGGCCACCCAGCCTGTGCAAGAAAAGGCTGCCGAGGTCGAAAGATCTGCCCGGCACCGTCGAGGGCAGAAAACCAGCCACTTGGAAGCCAAGAAGCCACATCTTACAGCCTCCTTCAATCTCAGCGAATACttcaaacagtttctttttcccCAAAACGAGTGTGAACTCCATGACTTCAGGCTGAGTTTCAGTCAGCTCAAATGGGACAACTGGATCGTGGCCCCACATAGATACAACCCCAGGTACTGTAAAGGGGACTGTCCCAGGGCGGTCAGGCATCGGTATGGCTCTCCCGTGCACACCATGGTTCAGAATATCATCTATGAGAAGCTGGACCCCTCCGTGCCAAGGCCTTCATGTGTCCCTGGCAAATACAGCCCCTTGAGCGTGTTGACCATTGAACCCGACGGCTCCATTGCTTACAAAGAGTACGAAGACATGATAGCTACCAGATGTACCTGTCGATAG
- the Gdf9 gene encoding growth/differentiation factor 9 isoform X2 — MAWTARTSEWPCAWAGGARGQEGGGGAYRCRTGSSRGWVVLSGARVPYRSVEDVWAGLCWYVGGAWKDVGGLGPLPMADLLFNLDRVTAMEHLLKSVLLYALNNSAASSSTATCVGDLVVKEPESSGKALLRVPYSFTLKKHRWIEMDVTSLLQPLVDSSERSIHMSVNFTCTKDQAPEDGVFSMPLSVPPSLILYLNDTSAQAYHSWHSPHSSRRPLQHPGQGSVATQPVQEKAAEVERSARHRRGQKTSHLEAKKPHLTASFNLSEYFKQFLFPQNECELHDFRLSFSQLKWDNWIVAPHRYNPRYCKGDCPRAVRHRYGSPVHTMVQNIIYEKLDPSVPRPSCVPGKYSPLSVLTIEPDGSIAYKEYEDMIATRCTCR; from the exons ATGGCCTGGACCGCGCGGACCTCGGAGTGGCCTTGCGCGTGGGCGGGAGGTGCCCGGGGCCAagagggagggggcggggcttaCAGGTGCAGAACCGGTTCTTCAAGAGGCTGGGTGGTGCTTAGCGGAGCACGTGTGCCTTACCGGAGCGTAGAGGACGTGTGGGCGGGCTTATGTTGGTATGTGGGAGGAGCTTGGAAAGATGTTGGGGGGCTTG GACCCCTGCCGATGGCAGACCTGCTGTTTAACCTGGATCGGGTGACAGCCATGGAACACTTGCTCAAGTCAGTCTTGCTGTACGCGCTCAACAACTCGGCTGCTTCCTCCTCCACTGCGACCTGTGTGGGGGACCTCGTGGTAAAGGAGCCCGAGTCTTCCGGCAAGGCTCTCCTCCGGGTGCCATACTCGTTTACCTTGAAGAAACACAGATGGATCGAGATGGATGTgacctccctcctccagcctctggtGGACTCCAGCGAGAGAAGCATTCATATGTCTGTCAATTTTACGTGCACAAAAGACCAGGCCCCCGAGGACGGGGTGTTTAGCATGCCTCTGTCCGTGCCTCCCTCGCTCATCTTGTATCTCAACGACACCAGTGCACAGGCCTATCACTCCTGGCATTCCCCTCACTCCTCCCGGAGGCCTTTGCAGCATCCTGGCCAGGGCAGCGTGGCCACCCAGCCTGTGCAAGAAAAGGCTGCCGAGGTCGAAAGATCTGCCCGGCACCGTCGAGGGCAGAAAACCAGCCACTTGGAAGCCAAGAAGCCACATCTTACAGCCTCCTTCAATCTCAGCGAATACttcaaacagtttctttttcccCAAAACGAGTGTGAACTCCATGACTTCAGGCTGAGTTTCAGTCAGCTCAAATGGGACAACTGGATCGTGGCCCCACATAGATACAACCCCAGGTACTGTAAAGGGGACTGTCCCAGGGCGGTCAGGCATCGGTATGGCTCTCCCGTGCACACCATGGTTCAGAATATCATCTATGAGAAGCTGGACCCCTCCGTGCCAAGGCCTTCATGTGTCCCTGGCAAATACAGCCCCTTGAGCGTGTTGACCATTGAACCCGACGGCTCCATTGCTTACAAAGAGTACGAAGACATGATAGCTACCAGATGTACCTGTCGATAG
- the Gdf9 gene encoding growth/differentiation factor 9 isoform X4 yields the protein MKKLYKTYATKEGVPKPSRSHLYNTVRLFSPSTKHDPAPGNQVTGPLPMADLLFNLDRVTAMEHLLKSVLLYALNNSAASSSTATCVGDLVVKEPESSGKALLRVPYSFTLKKHRWIEMDVTSLLQPLVDSSERSIHMSVNFTCTKDQAPEDGVFSMPLSVPPSLILYLNDTSAQAYHSWHSPHSSRRPLQHPGQGSVATQPVQEKAAEVERSARHRRGQKTSHLEAKKPHLTASFNLSEYFKQFLFPQNECELHDFRLSFSQLKWDNWIVAPHRYNPRYCKGDCPRAVRHRYGSPVHTMVQNIIYEKLDPSVPRPSCVPGKYSPLSVLTIEPDGSIAYKEYEDMIATRCTCR from the exons ATGAAAAAGCTCTATAAGACATATGCTACCAAGGAAGGGGTTCCTAAACCCAGCAGAAGTCACCTCTACAACACTGTTCGGCTCTTCAGCCCCTCTACCAAGCATGACCCAGCGCCTGGCAACCAGGTGACAG GACCCCTGCCGATGGCAGACCTGCTGTTTAACCTGGATCGGGTGACAGCCATGGAACACTTGCTCAAGTCAGTCTTGCTGTACGCGCTCAACAACTCGGCTGCTTCCTCCTCCACTGCGACCTGTGTGGGGGACCTCGTGGTAAAGGAGCCCGAGTCTTCCGGCAAGGCTCTCCTCCGGGTGCCATACTCGTTTACCTTGAAGAAACACAGATGGATCGAGATGGATGTgacctccctcctccagcctctggtGGACTCCAGCGAGAGAAGCATTCATATGTCTGTCAATTTTACGTGCACAAAAGACCAGGCCCCCGAGGACGGGGTGTTTAGCATGCCTCTGTCCGTGCCTCCCTCGCTCATCTTGTATCTCAACGACACCAGTGCACAGGCCTATCACTCCTGGCATTCCCCTCACTCCTCCCGGAGGCCTTTGCAGCATCCTGGCCAGGGCAGCGTGGCCACCCAGCCTGTGCAAGAAAAGGCTGCCGAGGTCGAAAGATCTGCCCGGCACCGTCGAGGGCAGAAAACCAGCCACTTGGAAGCCAAGAAGCCACATCTTACAGCCTCCTTCAATCTCAGCGAATACttcaaacagtttctttttcccCAAAACGAGTGTGAACTCCATGACTTCAGGCTGAGTTTCAGTCAGCTCAAATGGGACAACTGGATCGTGGCCCCACATAGATACAACCCCAGGTACTGTAAAGGGGACTGTCCCAGGGCGGTCAGGCATCGGTATGGCTCTCCCGTGCACACCATGGTTCAGAATATCATCTATGAGAAGCTGGACCCCTCCGTGCCAAGGCCTTCATGTGTCCCTGGCAAATACAGCCCCTTGAGCGTGTTGACCATTGAACCCGACGGCTCCATTGCTTACAAAGAGTACGAAGACATGATAGCTACCAGATGTACCTGTCGATAG
- the Gdf9 gene encoding growth/differentiation factor 9 isoform X3 — protein MLVLSDRRGEAPKLQPDSRALYYMKKLYKTYATKEGVPKPSRSHLYNTVRLFSPSTKHDPAPGNQVTGPLPMADLLFNLDRVTAMEHLLKSVLLYALNNSAASSSTATCVGDLVVKEPESSGKALLRVPYSFTLKKHRWIEMDVTSLLQPLVDSSERSIHMSVNFTCTKDQAPEDGVFSMPLSVPPSLILYLNDTSAQAYHSWHSPHSSRRPLQHPGQGSVATQPVQEKAAEVERSARHRRGQKTSHLEAKKPHLTASFNLSEYFKQFLFPQNECELHDFRLSFSQLKWDNWIVAPHRYNPRYCKGDCPRAVRHRYGSPVHTMVQNIIYEKLDPSVPRPSCVPGKYSPLSVLTIEPDGSIAYKEYEDMIATRCTCR, from the exons ATGTTG GTCCTGTCTGATAGGAGAGGTGAGGCCCCTAAGCTGCAACCTGACTCCAGAGCGCTCTACTACATGAAAAAGCTCTATAAGACATATGCTACCAAGGAAGGGGTTCCTAAACCCAGCAGAAGTCACCTCTACAACACTGTTCGGCTCTTCAGCCCCTCTACCAAGCATGACCCAGCGCCTGGCAACCAGGTGACAG GACCCCTGCCGATGGCAGACCTGCTGTTTAACCTGGATCGGGTGACAGCCATGGAACACTTGCTCAAGTCAGTCTTGCTGTACGCGCTCAACAACTCGGCTGCTTCCTCCTCCACTGCGACCTGTGTGGGGGACCTCGTGGTAAAGGAGCCCGAGTCTTCCGGCAAGGCTCTCCTCCGGGTGCCATACTCGTTTACCTTGAAGAAACACAGATGGATCGAGATGGATGTgacctccctcctccagcctctggtGGACTCCAGCGAGAGAAGCATTCATATGTCTGTCAATTTTACGTGCACAAAAGACCAGGCCCCCGAGGACGGGGTGTTTAGCATGCCTCTGTCCGTGCCTCCCTCGCTCATCTTGTATCTCAACGACACCAGTGCACAGGCCTATCACTCCTGGCATTCCCCTCACTCCTCCCGGAGGCCTTTGCAGCATCCTGGCCAGGGCAGCGTGGCCACCCAGCCTGTGCAAGAAAAGGCTGCCGAGGTCGAAAGATCTGCCCGGCACCGTCGAGGGCAGAAAACCAGCCACTTGGAAGCCAAGAAGCCACATCTTACAGCCTCCTTCAATCTCAGCGAATACttcaaacagtttctttttcccCAAAACGAGTGTGAACTCCATGACTTCAGGCTGAGTTTCAGTCAGCTCAAATGGGACAACTGGATCGTGGCCCCACATAGATACAACCCCAGGTACTGTAAAGGGGACTGTCCCAGGGCGGTCAGGCATCGGTATGGCTCTCCCGTGCACACCATGGTTCAGAATATCATCTATGAGAAGCTGGACCCCTCCGTGCCAAGGCCTTCATGTGTCCCTGGCAAATACAGCCCCTTGAGCGTGTTGACCATTGAACCCGACGGCTCCATTGCTTACAAAGAGTACGAAGACATGATAGCTACCAGATGTACCTGTCGATAG
- the Gdf9 gene encoding growth/differentiation factor 9 isoform X1 produces MALPSKLQFGFCCFAWLCFLTSLSSQASRGESRTGTSAALESEADPWSLLLPVDGTDSSGLLPPLFKVLSDRRGEAPKLQPDSRALYYMKKLYKTYATKEGVPKPSRSHLYNTVRLFSPSTKHDPAPGNQVTGPLPMADLLFNLDRVTAMEHLLKSVLLYALNNSAASSSTATCVGDLVVKEPESSGKALLRVPYSFTLKKHRWIEMDVTSLLQPLVDSSERSIHMSVNFTCTKDQAPEDGVFSMPLSVPPSLILYLNDTSAQAYHSWHSPHSSRRPLQHPGQGSVATQPVQEKAAEVERSARHRRGQKTSHLEAKKPHLTASFNLSEYFKQFLFPQNECELHDFRLSFSQLKWDNWIVAPHRYNPRYCKGDCPRAVRHRYGSPVHTMVQNIIYEKLDPSVPRPSCVPGKYSPLSVLTIEPDGSIAYKEYEDMIATRCTCR; encoded by the exons ATGGCACTTCCCAGCAAACTCCAGTTTGGATTTTGCTGCTTTGCCTGGCTGTGTTTTCTTACTAGCCTCAGCTCTCAGGCTTCTAGGGGAGAATCCCGGACTGGAACCAGTGCAGCTTTGGAGTCTGAGGCAGATCCTTGGTCCTTGCTGCTGCCCGTAGATGGGACCGACAGTTCGGGTCTCCTGCCTCCCCTCTTTAAGGTCCTGTCTGATAGGAGAGGTGAGGCCCCTAAGCTGCAACCTGACTCCAGAGCGCTCTACTACATGAAAAAGCTCTATAAGACATATGCTACCAAGGAAGGGGTTCCTAAACCCAGCAGAAGTCACCTCTACAACACTGTTCGGCTCTTCAGCCCCTCTACCAAGCATGACCCAGCGCCTGGCAACCAGGTGACAG GACCCCTGCCGATGGCAGACCTGCTGTTTAACCTGGATCGGGTGACAGCCATGGAACACTTGCTCAAGTCAGTCTTGCTGTACGCGCTCAACAACTCGGCTGCTTCCTCCTCCACTGCGACCTGTGTGGGGGACCTCGTGGTAAAGGAGCCCGAGTCTTCCGGCAAGGCTCTCCTCCGGGTGCCATACTCGTTTACCTTGAAGAAACACAGATGGATCGAGATGGATGTgacctccctcctccagcctctggtGGACTCCAGCGAGAGAAGCATTCATATGTCTGTCAATTTTACGTGCACAAAAGACCAGGCCCCCGAGGACGGGGTGTTTAGCATGCCTCTGTCCGTGCCTCCCTCGCTCATCTTGTATCTCAACGACACCAGTGCACAGGCCTATCACTCCTGGCATTCCCCTCACTCCTCCCGGAGGCCTTTGCAGCATCCTGGCCAGGGCAGCGTGGCCACCCAGCCTGTGCAAGAAAAGGCTGCCGAGGTCGAAAGATCTGCCCGGCACCGTCGAGGGCAGAAAACCAGCCACTTGGAAGCCAAGAAGCCACATCTTACAGCCTCCTTCAATCTCAGCGAATACttcaaacagtttctttttcccCAAAACGAGTGTGAACTCCATGACTTCAGGCTGAGTTTCAGTCAGCTCAAATGGGACAACTGGATCGTGGCCCCACATAGATACAACCCCAGGTACTGTAAAGGGGACTGTCCCAGGGCGGTCAGGCATCGGTATGGCTCTCCCGTGCACACCATGGTTCAGAATATCATCTATGAGAAGCTGGACCCCTCCGTGCCAAGGCCTTCATGTGTCCCTGGCAAATACAGCCCCTTGAGCGTGTTGACCATTGAACCCGACGGCTCCATTGCTTACAAAGAGTACGAAGACATGATAGCTACCAGATGTACCTGTCGATAG
- the Gdf9 gene encoding growth/differentiation factor 9 isoform X5 translates to MAWTARTSEWPCAWAGGPLPMADLLFNLDRVTAMEHLLKSVLLYALNNSAASSSTATCVGDLVVKEPESSGKALLRVPYSFTLKKHRWIEMDVTSLLQPLVDSSERSIHMSVNFTCTKDQAPEDGVFSMPLSVPPSLILYLNDTSAQAYHSWHSPHSSRRPLQHPGQGSVATQPVQEKAAEVERSARHRRGQKTSHLEAKKPHLTASFNLSEYFKQFLFPQNECELHDFRLSFSQLKWDNWIVAPHRYNPRYCKGDCPRAVRHRYGSPVHTMVQNIIYEKLDPSVPRPSCVPGKYSPLSVLTIEPDGSIAYKEYEDMIATRCTCR, encoded by the exons ATGGCCTGGACCGCGCGGACCTCGGAGTGGCCTTGCGCGTGGGCGGGAG GACCCCTGCCGATGGCAGACCTGCTGTTTAACCTGGATCGGGTGACAGCCATGGAACACTTGCTCAAGTCAGTCTTGCTGTACGCGCTCAACAACTCGGCTGCTTCCTCCTCCACTGCGACCTGTGTGGGGGACCTCGTGGTAAAGGAGCCCGAGTCTTCCGGCAAGGCTCTCCTCCGGGTGCCATACTCGTTTACCTTGAAGAAACACAGATGGATCGAGATGGATGTgacctccctcctccagcctctggtGGACTCCAGCGAGAGAAGCATTCATATGTCTGTCAATTTTACGTGCACAAAAGACCAGGCCCCCGAGGACGGGGTGTTTAGCATGCCTCTGTCCGTGCCTCCCTCGCTCATCTTGTATCTCAACGACACCAGTGCACAGGCCTATCACTCCTGGCATTCCCCTCACTCCTCCCGGAGGCCTTTGCAGCATCCTGGCCAGGGCAGCGTGGCCACCCAGCCTGTGCAAGAAAAGGCTGCCGAGGTCGAAAGATCTGCCCGGCACCGTCGAGGGCAGAAAACCAGCCACTTGGAAGCCAAGAAGCCACATCTTACAGCCTCCTTCAATCTCAGCGAATACttcaaacagtttctttttcccCAAAACGAGTGTGAACTCCATGACTTCAGGCTGAGTTTCAGTCAGCTCAAATGGGACAACTGGATCGTGGCCCCACATAGATACAACCCCAGGTACTGTAAAGGGGACTGTCCCAGGGCGGTCAGGCATCGGTATGGCTCTCCCGTGCACACCATGGTTCAGAATATCATCTATGAGAAGCTGGACCCCTCCGTGCCAAGGCCTTCATGTGTCCCTGGCAAATACAGCCCCTTGAGCGTGTTGACCATTGAACCCGACGGCTCCATTGCTTACAAAGAGTACGAAGACATGATAGCTACCAGATGTACCTGTCGATAG
- the Uqcrq gene encoding cytochrome b-c1 complex subunit 8: MGREFGNLTRMRHVISYSLSPFEQRAFPNFFSKGIPNVLRRTRERILRVAPPFVAFYLIYTWGNQEFERSRRKDPAKYENDK, from the exons ATGGGCCGCGAGTTCGGGAATCTGACGCGGATGCGTCACGTGATCTCCTACAGCTTGTCACCCTTTGAGCAGCGCGCCTTCCCGAACTTCTTCAGCAAAGGCATCCCCAACGTGCTGCGCCGCACTCGCGAGCGCATCCTGCGTGTGGCGCCTC CGTTTGTGGCGTTTTATCTGATCTACACCTGGGGGAACCAGGAGTTTGAGCGGTCCAGGAGGAAAGACCCAGCCAAGTACGAAAATGACAAGTGA